In one window of Henckelia pumila isolate YLH828 chromosome 1, ASM3356847v2, whole genome shotgun sequence DNA:
- the LOC140886994 gene encoding floral homeotic protein AGAMOUS isoform X2, translating into MEFHNEQARDLSPQRKIARGKIEIKRIENTTNRQVTFCKRRNGLLKKAYELSVLCDAEVALIVFSNRGRLYEYANNSVKTTIERYKKASTDSSNNGSVAEANTQYYQQEASKLRAQISNLQNHNRNMIGESLGGLNLRELKNLETKVERGISRIRSKKNELLFSEIEYMQKREIDLHHNNQYLRAKIAETERAQQQHMNLMPASASEYDQLVPPQPFDARNYLQVNELHQDNDHYPRQDPPSLQLV; encoded by the exons ATGGAATTCCACAATGAGCAAGCAAGGGATTTGTCTCCCCAGAGGAAGATTGCGAGGGGGAAGATCGAGATCAAGCGGATCGAAAACACGACGAATCGACAGGTGACCTTCTGCAAACGCCGCAACGGTCTGCTGAAGAAGGCCTATGAATTATCGGTGCTTTGTGATGCTGAGGTTGCTCTAATTGTCTTCTCAAACCGAGGCCGTCTCTACGAGTATGCAAACAACAG TGTGAAAACGACCATCGAAAGGTACAAGAAAGCATCCACAGATTCCTCAAACAATGGGTCTGTTGCTGAAGCCAACACTCAGTATTACCAGCAAGAAGCATCGAAACTGCGTGCGCAGATCAGTAATTTGCAGAACCATAACAG GAACATGATTGGTGAGTCTTTAGGAGGTTTAAACCTGAGGGAGCTCAAGAATCTGGAGACTAAGGTTGAAAGAGGCATTAGCAGAATTCGATCCAAAAAG AATGAGCTGCTTTTTTCTGAAATCGAGTACATGCAGAAGAGG GAGATCGACTTACATCACAATAACCAGTACCTTCGAGCAAAG ATAGCTGAAACTGAGAGAGCCCAACAACAGCACATGAATTTGATGCCAGCAAGTGCTTCCGAGTATGACCAACTCGTTCCGCCCCAGCCATTTGATGCTCGAAACTACCTTCAAGTCAATGAATTGCATCAGGATAATGATCATTACCCTCGTCAAGACCCGCCATCTCTGCAGTTAGT CTGA
- the LOC140886994 gene encoding floral homeotic protein AGAMOUS isoform X1 — translation MEFHNEQARDLSPQRKIARGKIEIKRIENTTNRQVTFCKRRNGLLKKAYELSVLCDAEVALIVFSNRGRLYEYANNSVKTTIERYKKASTDSSNNGSVAEANTQYYQQEASKLRAQISNLQNHNRNMIGESLGGLNLRELKNLETKVERGISRIRSKKNELLFSEIEYMQKRQEIDLHHNNQYLRAKIAETERAQQQHMNLMPASASEYDQLVPPQPFDARNYLQVNELHQDNDHYPRQDPPSLQLV, via the exons ATGGAATTCCACAATGAGCAAGCAAGGGATTTGTCTCCCCAGAGGAAGATTGCGAGGGGGAAGATCGAGATCAAGCGGATCGAAAACACGACGAATCGACAGGTGACCTTCTGCAAACGCCGCAACGGTCTGCTGAAGAAGGCCTATGAATTATCGGTGCTTTGTGATGCTGAGGTTGCTCTAATTGTCTTCTCAAACCGAGGCCGTCTCTACGAGTATGCAAACAACAG TGTGAAAACGACCATCGAAAGGTACAAGAAAGCATCCACAGATTCCTCAAACAATGGGTCTGTTGCTGAAGCCAACACTCAGTATTACCAGCAAGAAGCATCGAAACTGCGTGCGCAGATCAGTAATTTGCAGAACCATAACAG GAACATGATTGGTGAGTCTTTAGGAGGTTTAAACCTGAGGGAGCTCAAGAATCTGGAGACTAAGGTTGAAAGAGGCATTAGCAGAATTCGATCCAAAAAG AATGAGCTGCTTTTTTCTGAAATCGAGTACATGCAGAAGAGG CAGGAGATCGACTTACATCACAATAACCAGTACCTTCGAGCAAAG ATAGCTGAAACTGAGAGAGCCCAACAACAGCACATGAATTTGATGCCAGCAAGTGCTTCCGAGTATGACCAACTCGTTCCGCCCCAGCCATTTGATGCTCGAAACTACCTTCAAGTCAATGAATTGCATCAGGATAATGATCATTACCCTCGTCAAGACCCGCCATCTCTGCAGTTAGT CTGA
- the LOC140869436 gene encoding uncharacterized protein, translating to MAPGGRGRKGKEVVEESAAENVRNLDDIVRGRRGRPAVQPPKDVELEMEQQPRVNPDKGKTIQAEADPVAQLTEKMGGIRLIISQFQELRPQKFFGNEGSEKAASWLKSLNNMFNGLEYPDEIRLKLVPFQLKDRAQLWWETTAETLSDSGEKITWEVFCKQFAQEYAPPSYYSAKEDEFNLLVQDNKSVAEYASQFSALLPYVPHVAKNDRSKLSHFLKGLTRTIHTLVTTGTPSTYMKAVEKAKKIEASLLRGEPQSIPASVPQGAGSSSHTPMGLPSYQPIQSSQQAKRPWFKAKGKPFKKKQQSSSSSSSGSRAESSVGSSGRVYCDRCGGNHLSAHCTGFPGTCYTCGQAGHSSRVCPNAGRQQFQPQQFGQFSGRPSFRPYAPVPQFAPTQPYIPVQSTQQPRYPSPQSQQRFPGPQQAQVHAMTQDQAQDAPGGVIAGICYIFEYPARILHYKNNSQRQHFLPVVVRDLKLL from the coding sequence ATGGCACCAGGAGGAAGAGGTAGAAAAGGGAAGGAAGTTGTAGAAGAGTCTGCAGCGGAAAATGTTAGAAATCTTGATGATATTGTCAGGGGAAGACGTGGTCGACCAGCTGTTCAGCCTCCGAAAGATGTGGAATTAGAGATGGAACAACAACCACGGGTAAATCCTGACAAAGGAAAAACGATTCAGGCTGAGGCTGATCCAGTAGCCCAATTGACAGAGAAAATGGGAGGAATAcgattaataatttctcaatttcaggagttgcgtccgcaaaagttctttggcaatgaaggaagtgagaaagctgctagttggttgaaaagtctcaacaatatgtttaatggactagaatatcctgatgaaattcgactgaagttagttccttttcaacttaaagaccgagcgcaactgtggtgggaaacgacagcagaaacactttctgattctggtgaaaaaatcacatgggaagtattttgtaagcagtttgcacaagaatatgcaccaccatcatactattctgctaaagaagatgaatttaatctgttggtgcaagACAATAAATCTGTTGCTGAATATGCTTCTCAGTTTTCTGCTCTTTTGCCTTATGTCCCACATGTTGCAAAGAATGATCGATCAAAGCTTTCACATTTTCTGAAGGGGCTTACACGAACTATCCACACGCTGGTGACTACTGGAACTCCATCTACTTATATGAAAGCAGTAGAAAAGGCCAAGAAAATTGAAGCAAGTCTACTCAGGGGTGAACCACAATCAATCCCAGCATCTGTTCCTCAAGGAGCTGGAAGCAGTTCACATACACCAATGGGTTTACCTTCATATCAGCCTATTCAATCTTCTCAGCAAGCAAAAAGGCCTTGGTTTAAAGCTAAGGGGAAACCATTTAAAAAGAAACAGCAGTctagttcatcgagttccagtggtagtCGTGCAGAAAGTTCAGTTGGATCATCTGGTAGGGTATACTGTGACAGATGTGGTGGTAATCATTTGAGTGCACATTGTACAGGATTTCCAGGAACTTGTTATACTTGTGGGCAAGCTGGACATTCGTCTCGAGTATGTCCAAATGCTGGAAGACAGCAATTTCAGCCACAACAGTTTGGCCAGTTTTCTGGACGACCATCATTCAGACCATATGCTCCTGTACCACAGTTTGCTCCTACACAGCCTTATATTCCAGTACAGTCCACTCAGCAGCCTAGGTATCCATCTCCTCAGAGTCAGCAGCGTTTTCCAGGTCCACAGCAGGCTCAAGTCCATGCTATGACTCAGGATCAGGCACAAGATGCACCTGGGGGAGTTATTGcaggtatttgttatatttttgagtatcctGCACGTATCTTGCACTACAAGAATAACTctcaaagacaacattttttacCAGTTGTCGTAAGGGAtttaaaactgttgtaa